The following proteins come from a genomic window of Miscanthus floridulus cultivar M001 chromosome 2, ASM1932011v1, whole genome shotgun sequence:
- the LOC136539397 gene encoding uncharacterized protein, with the protein MATAWVRSLSCRSSYAVTDAAIAPPPAKKPPPPLPFSCATAAAADVMDAVAYAQQARRKKMGRERERRREAREPRPRPKKKPKPMALFMPSPAPAQPVTSAFLTMAELPEGHSSRRVVELIFASGWGGGGGGGGAGAGAGAGAPKPSVEALFRVQSASRAVARFEEARAAARAHGAASRCGADGNEMMRFQCHAPADAPGGVFGAGVATCRLGASVSAVRTFACSGAAHASAAAAGGAATTGRRAMLVCRVIAGRVCPANHSSPRHAHGSAATSYDSVDMGNGELVVLDSRAVLPCFLIIYKV; encoded by the coding sequence ATGGCGACGGCGTGGGTGCGCTCGCTCAGCTGCAGGTCCTCCTACGCCGTCACCGACGCCGCCATCGCGCCGCCCCCGGCCAAGAAGCCGCCGCCACCTCTGCCCTTCTCCTGCGccacggcggcggcagcggacGTGATGGACGCCGTGGCGTACGCCCAGCAGgccaggaggaagaagatggggaGGGAGCGGGAGAGGCGGAGGGAAGCGCGGGAGCCGCGTCCGCGGCCCAAGAAGAAGCCCAAGCCGATGGCGCTGTTCATgccgtcgccggcgccggcgcagcCCGTGACCTCGGCGTTCCTCACGATGGCGGAGCTGCCCGAGGGCCACTCGTCGCGGCGGGTCGTGGAGCTCATCTTCGCGTCCgggtggggaggaggaggaggaggaggaggcgcaggcgcaggcgcgggcgcgggggcgCCGAAGCCGTCGGTGGAGGCGCTGTTCCGCGTGCAGAGCGCGTCGCGCGCGGTGGCGCGGTTCGAGGAGGCCAGGGCGGCGGCCCGCGCGCACGGCGCCGCGTCGCGGTGCGGCGCCGACGGCAACGAGATGATGCGGTTCCAGTGCCACGCCCCCGCCGACGCGCCCGGCGGGGTGTTCGGCGCGGGCGTCGCCACCTGCCGCCTCGGCGCCTCGGTCTCCGCCGTGCGCACGTTCGCCTGCAGCGGGGCTGCgcacgccagcgccgccgccgccggcggcgctgCCACCACTGGGCGAAGGGCGATGCTGGTGTGCCGCGTCATCGCCGGCCGCGTCTGCCCCGCCAACCACTCGTCCCCGCGCCACGCCCACGGCTCCGCCGCGACCTCCTACGACTCCGTGGACATGGGCAACGGCGAGCTGGTGGTCCTCGACAGCCGCGCCGTGCTCCCCTGCTTCCTCATCATCTACAAGGTCTAG